A region of Flavobacterium album DNA encodes the following proteins:
- a CDS encoding acyl-CoA dehydrogenase family protein, with product MNFEYSETQNMIAQSIRDFAEQHIRPNIMEWDESQHFPVDLFKKLGEMGFMGVLVPEELGGSGLGYHEYITIVEEISKVDPSIGLSVAAHNSLCTNHILTFGNEEQKKKWIPKLATAEHIGAWGLTEHNTGSDAGGMNTTAVKDGDHWIVNGAKNFITHAKSGDIAVVIVRTGEKGDSKGMTAFVFEKGMPGFTSGKKENKLGMRASETAELIFDNCRVPDANRLGEVGEGFIQAMKVLDGGRISIGALSLGIAKGAYEAALKYSKERHQFGQPISNFQGIAFKLADMATEIEASELLLHKAAYLKNNNKKMTVAGAMGKMYSSEVCVRVSNEAVQIHGGYGYTKDYPVEKFYRDSKLCTIGEGTTEIQKLVISRNLLKE from the coding sequence ATGAATTTCGAATATAGCGAAACGCAAAACATGATCGCGCAGTCGATCAGGGATTTTGCAGAACAACACATTCGTCCGAATATTATGGAGTGGGACGAAAGCCAGCATTTTCCGGTAGACCTTTTTAAAAAATTAGGCGAGATGGGCTTTATGGGTGTCCTTGTTCCTGAGGAACTTGGGGGTTCCGGCCTTGGTTACCATGAGTACATTACCATTGTCGAGGAGATTTCTAAGGTAGACCCTTCCATCGGGTTGTCGGTTGCAGCACACAATTCACTATGTACCAACCACATTTTGACTTTTGGTAACGAAGAGCAAAAGAAAAAATGGATACCAAAACTAGCTACTGCCGAGCACATCGGTGCATGGGGCCTTACAGAGCATAATACCGGGTCTGACGCAGGCGGAATGAATACTACTGCTGTAAAAGACGGCGACCACTGGATTGTGAACGGTGCCAAGAACTTTATCACGCATGCAAAATCAGGCGACATTGCTGTGGTTATAGTGCGTACCGGCGAAAAAGGCGACTCTAAAGGTATGACGGCTTTCGTCTTCGAAAAAGGCATGCCGGGCTTTACCAGCGGTAAAAAAGAAAACAAGCTGGGCATGCGTGCCAGCGAGACCGCCGAGCTTATATTTGATAACTGCCGCGTCCCTGATGCTAACAGGCTGGGCGAGGTAGGCGAGGGCTTTATCCAGGCGATGAAAGTGCTTGACGGCGGAAGGATATCTATTGGCGCATTGTCATTGGGTATAGCAAAGGGCGCTTATGAAGCTGCATTGAAATATTCAAAAGAGCGCCACCAGTTCGGCCAGCCAATCAGCAATTTCCAGGGCATTGCCTTCAAGCTTGCAGATATGGCTACCGAGATCGAAGCGTCGGAGCTATTGCTTCACAAAGCGGCTTACCTTAAAAATAATAATAAGAAAATGACTGTTGCCGGCGCTATGGGCAAAATGTATTCTTCGGAGGTATGTGTGCGCGTTTCCAATGAGGCGGTACAGATCCATGGAGGCTACGGCTATACCAAGGATTACCCGGTTGAAAAATTTTACCGTGACTCCAAGCTGTGCACGATTGGCGAAGGTACTACAGAGATACAAAAGCTGGTTATATCACGCAACCTGCTTAAAGAATAG
- the rplK gene encoding 50S ribosomal protein L11, producing the protein MAKEISKVVKLQVKGGAANPSPPVGPALGAAGVNIMEFCKQFNARTQDKPGKVLPVQITVYKDKSFEFVVKTPPAAIQLMDAAKLKGGSGEPNRKKVASVTWDQIRAIAEDKMPDLNAFTIEKAMSMVAGTARSMGITVSGAAPF; encoded by the coding sequence ATGGCTAAAGAAATTAGTAAAGTAGTTAAACTACAAGTTAAGGGAGGTGCTGCGAATCCGTCGCCACCGGTTGGACCTGCTTTGGGAGCTGCGGGCGTTAATATCATGGAGTTCTGTAAGCAGTTCAATGCCAGGACCCAGGATAAGCCCGGCAAAGTTTTACCGGTACAGATTACTGTGTACAAAGACAAATCTTTCGAGTTTGTTGTTAAAACGCCACCGGCTGCTATACAGCTGATGGATGCTGCCAAGCTAAAAGGCGGATCGGGTGAGCCGAACCGTAAAAAAGTTGCAAGCGTTACCTGGGATCAGATCAGGGCTATCGCAGAAGACAAAATGCCGGACCTGAATGCTTTCACTATCGAGAAAGCAATGAGCATGGTTGCCGGTACTGCAAGGTCTATGGGTATAACCGTATCAGGAGCAGCTCCTTTTTAA
- the tuf gene encoding elongation factor Tu, translated as MAKETFDRSKPHLNIGTIGHVDHGKTTLTAAITKVLADAGLSEAKSFDQIDNAPEEKERGITINTSHVEYATANRHYAHVDCPGHADYVKNMVTGAAQMDGAILVVAATDGPMPQTREHILLGRQVGVPRMVVFMNKVDMVDDAELLELVEMEIRDLLSFYQYDGDNGPVIQGSALGALNGEPKWVDTVMQLMDAVDTWIELPARDVDKPFLMPVEDVFTITGRGTVATGRIETGVANTGDPVEIIGMGAEKLTSTITGVEMFRKILDRGEAGDNVGLLLRGIDKSDIKRGMVIIKPGSVKPHAHFKAEVYILKKEEGGRHTPFHNNYRPQFYVRTTDVTGTISLPAGVEMVMPGDNLTIDVQLLSPIALSVGLRFAIREGGRTVGAGQVTEILD; from the coding sequence ATGGCAAAGGAAACTTTTGATAGGTCGAAGCCGCACCTTAACATAGGTACAATCGGGCACGTTGACCACGGTAAAACAACCCTTACAGCTGCTATTACAAAAGTATTGGCAGATGCAGGTCTTTCTGAGGCTAAGTCATTCGACCAAATTGACAACGCTCCTGAAGAAAAAGAAAGGGGTATTACTATTAATACTTCACACGTAGAGTATGCTACAGCTAACCGTCACTATGCGCACGTTGACTGTCCGGGTCACGCGGATTACGTGAAAAACATGGTTACAGGTGCTGCCCAGATGGACGGTGCTATCCTTGTGGTTGCTGCAACAGACGGACCGATGCCACAAACACGTGAGCACATCCTTCTTGGTCGCCAGGTAGGTGTTCCTCGTATGGTTGTTTTCATGAACAAAGTGGATATGGTTGATGATGCTGAGCTTCTTGAGCTTGTAGAAATGGAAATCCGTGACCTTCTTTCTTTCTATCAGTATGATGGAGATAACGGACCGGTTATCCAGGGATCTGCTCTTGGTGCACTTAACGGTGAGCCAAAATGGGTTGATACAGTAATGCAATTGATGGATGCTGTTGATACTTGGATCGAGCTTCCTGCACGTGACGTTGATAAGCCATTCCTAATGCCGGTTGAAGACGTATTCACAATTACTGGTCGTGGTACTGTTGCTACAGGCCGTATCGAAACAGGTGTTGCTAACACAGGTGACCCGGTTGAAATCATCGGTATGGGTGCTGAGAAACTTACTTCTACAATCACTGGTGTTGAGATGTTCCGTAAAATCCTTGACAGGGGTGAAGCTGGTGACAACGTAGGTCTTCTTCTTCGTGGTATCGATAAGTCTGATATCAAAAGGGGTATGGTTATCATTAAGCCGGGATCTGTTAAGCCGCACGCTCACTTCAAAGCTGAGGTTTATATCCTTAAGAAAGAAGAAGGTGGACGTCACACTCCATTCCACAACAACTACCGTCCTCAGTTCTACGTTCGTACAACTGACGTAACAGGAACAATTTCTCTTCCTGCAGGTGTTGAGATGGTTATGCCAGGTGATAACCTTACTATCGATGTACAACTACTTAGTCCAATCGCTCTTAGCGTAGGTCTTCGTTTCGCTATCCGTGAGGGTGGTCGTACAGTAGGTGCAGGTCAGGTTACTGAAATTCTTGACTAA
- a CDS encoding DUF7619 domain-containing protein produces the protein MKSTLLFLMLLLSGIAGAQIVNIPDVAFKNALLTGDDIIAKNSTGNSIVINANGDGEVQMSEALAVWEMTITNNYDGVSIQGIEAFSNLRTLTLDYLYNVIVLNLTGLSNLEHLSIAYFGGDEINIDGLSNLKSLFIENAFYADISNVGLSSLTDLQVNYSAMNIDMTQLPAIERVQMAESDQRICNFSGCTNLQLLKMEHAYGLQSITLGDKPFLAELLLDNDGNDANLTSIDISGCTALTRLNIYYDNPIIQQGVRYLNLKNGVTEYESFSVVINTLEMFPVYVCVEEGMEGLITTTAQSGQYTQISTYCSFTPGGDYNTIAGNLTFDNNNNGCDGNDAYTGFVRLNIDNGLEQLSTFTASGHYNFFTQAGTYTLTPQLENDWFTVTPPMAAITQEVVDNSTTTQNFCVTADGVHPDVEVVITPLWNAQPGFDAYYKIIYRNKGNQTLSGAITLNYYDNVLDYVGAYPAETSSATGTLSWNYSDLLPFESRTVFVTFNLNGPMETPAVNIDDVLAFSASVTSATSDENPADNTFVLNQIVTGSFDPNDITCLEGHSVFPDRIGDYLHYNINFENTGTAPATFIVVKDNIDETKFDISSLQLMDASHAIHTRIKGNKVEFIFDNINLGPEEKGNVTFKIKTKSTLQVNDDVTQQADIFFDYNWPIQTNEATTTFEVLSRGDFAKDNSVKVYPNPVKDIVTISANSNIKSIQLYDIQGRLLQSATANDVHTTIDLSSRASGIYFVKVLTDKGIKVEKAVKE, from the coding sequence ATGAAAAGCACTTTACTCTTTTTAATGCTGCTGCTGTCCGGGATAGCAGGCGCACAGATCGTGAATATACCGGATGTTGCTTTTAAAAATGCTCTTTTAACAGGAGATGATATTATAGCAAAGAATAGTACAGGAAATAGTATCGTTATTAATGCCAACGGTGATGGCGAAGTACAGATGAGTGAAGCCCTTGCTGTTTGGGAAATGACTATCACCAATAATTATGATGGCGTGAGCATTCAGGGAATTGAAGCTTTCTCAAATTTAAGGACGCTAACACTAGACTATCTTTATAATGTCATTGTGCTTAACCTTACAGGACTCTCAAATCTTGAACATTTGAGTATTGCTTATTTTGGTGGTGATGAAATTAATATTGACGGGCTTTCTAATTTAAAAAGCCTTTTCATTGAAAATGCATTTTATGCTGATATATCTAACGTTGGATTATCCAGCCTCACGGACTTACAGGTCAATTATTCGGCTATGAACATCGATATGACACAGTTACCGGCTATTGAAAGAGTACAAATGGCTGAATCAGACCAAAGAATTTGTAATTTTTCAGGGTGCACGAACCTACAGCTCCTTAAAATGGAACATGCCTATGGACTACAATCAATTACATTAGGCGATAAACCGTTCTTGGCCGAACTGCTACTTGATAATGATGGGAATGATGCCAATCTTACCTCAATAGATATTAGCGGATGTACAGCACTTACCCGGCTAAACATTTATTATGACAATCCTATTATTCAACAGGGTGTTCGTTACCTCAATTTGAAAAATGGAGTTACGGAATATGAATCTTTTTCTGTGGTAATAAATACTCTTGAGATGTTTCCTGTTTATGTCTGTGTTGAAGAAGGAATGGAAGGCTTAATAACAACAACTGCGCAATCAGGCCAGTATACGCAGATCAGCACCTACTGCTCCTTTACCCCTGGCGGCGATTATAATACAATTGCAGGTAATCTCACTTTCGACAACAACAACAATGGCTGCGATGGAAATGATGCCTATACCGGCTTTGTTCGGCTCAATATCGATAATGGCCTTGAGCAGCTAAGTACATTCACGGCTTCCGGTCACTATAACTTTTTTACCCAGGCAGGTACTTATACACTAACCCCGCAACTGGAAAACGACTGGTTTACCGTAACACCTCCTATGGCAGCTATTACACAGGAAGTGGTTGATAACAGCACTACTACCCAAAATTTCTGTGTTACTGCCGACGGTGTGCATCCCGATGTAGAGGTCGTAATAACACCGTTATGGAATGCCCAGCCCGGCTTTGATGCCTATTATAAAATAATTTACCGAAACAAAGGCAACCAAACCCTTTCCGGTGCTATAACCCTCAATTATTATGACAATGTTTTGGATTATGTGGGAGCATACCCCGCAGAAACTTCTTCAGCAACAGGCACACTCTCGTGGAACTATAGTGACCTGCTGCCTTTTGAAAGCCGCACTGTATTTGTCACTTTTAATCTGAACGGCCCAATGGAAACACCTGCGGTAAATATTGATGATGTGCTGGCATTCTCGGCATCGGTAACATCCGCAACAAGCGATGAAAACCCTGCCGATAATACATTTGTATTAAACCAAATAGTTACTGGCTCCTTCGACCCCAACGACATCACCTGCCTAGAAGGCCACAGTGTTTTCCCGGACAGGATAGGCGACTACCTCCACTACAATATCAATTTTGAGAATACCGGTACAGCACCGGCAACTTTTATTGTGGTAAAAGACAATATCGACGAAACAAAATTCGATATTAGCTCTTTGCAATTAATGGACGCTTCCCATGCTATACATACAAGGATCAAAGGCAACAAAGTGGAATTCATTTTCGACAACATCAACCTTGGCCCGGAAGAAAAAGGCAATGTAACCTTCAAGATAAAAACAAAGAGTACGCTACAGGTAAATGACGACGTGACTCAGCAGGCCGATATCTTCTTCGATTACAACTGGCCAATACAGACTAATGAAGCGACAACAACTTTCGAAGTTTTGAGCCGCGGTGATTTTGCAAAGGATAATTCGGTAAAAGTATATCCCAATCCGGTTAAGGACATTGTAACCATATCAGCCAATTCCAATATAAAATCAATACAGTTGTACGATATCCAGGGCAGGTTGCTGCAGTCGGCAACCGCAAATGATGTTCATACAACGATTGACCTTTCATCAAGGGCCTCAGGAATATATTTTGTAAAAGTGCTCACGGATAAAGGCATAAAAGTAGAGAAGGCAGTAAAGGAGTAA
- a CDS encoding ComEA family DNA-binding protein — MKPFNFLLQFSSGQRKGIVALFLLVIVFQAIYFIVASVDFSDEKTRSAEEKEWLALQPEIDALKSKKAVGGKDSIYPFNPNFISDYKGYTLGMSAAEIDRLHAFRKTGKFINSPDDFRKVTKVSDSLLAKLAPYFKFPDWVNKKENAPEHENRAFGEKETKPAYSKEEKKVAQLDINAALEEDLVKVYGIGPYFAKKILRYRADLGAFVSMDQMEDIGDLSPEAVAGLKKNFKVGAAPDVNKINVNTASLQQLSRFSYFNRNLAKAILTRRSMNGKIANIEELSKINDFPVDKIKIIALYLEF, encoded by the coding sequence ATGAAGCCATTTAATTTTCTTTTGCAATTTTCTTCCGGGCAGCGAAAAGGCATCGTGGCATTGTTTTTGTTGGTCATTGTTTTCCAGGCAATTTATTTTATAGTGGCTTCAGTTGATTTTTCAGATGAAAAAACACGATCCGCTGAAGAAAAAGAATGGCTTGCGCTTCAGCCCGAAATCGACGCCCTCAAATCTAAAAAAGCTGTAGGCGGCAAAGACTCAATTTATCCCTTCAATCCTAATTTCATTTCCGATTACAAAGGCTACACCCTGGGTATGTCCGCTGCAGAGATCGACAGGCTGCACGCTTTCAGGAAAACAGGTAAGTTCATCAACTCTCCCGACGACTTCAGGAAAGTCACTAAAGTATCCGACAGCTTGCTCGCAAAGCTGGCGCCATACTTTAAATTCCCGGATTGGGTCAATAAGAAAGAGAACGCTCCTGAACACGAAAATCGTGCTTTCGGAGAAAAGGAAACCAAACCTGCTTATAGTAAAGAAGAAAAGAAGGTTGCCCAATTGGATATCAACGCAGCATTGGAGGAAGACCTTGTAAAAGTCTATGGGATAGGTCCTTACTTCGCTAAGAAAATTTTGCGTTATCGCGCCGATCTTGGCGCCTTCGTAAGCATGGACCAAATGGAAGATATAGGCGATCTTTCCCCCGAAGCTGTTGCCGGCCTGAAGAAAAATTTTAAGGTTGGCGCGGCGCCCGATGTCAATAAAATCAATGTGAATACCGCTTCTTTACAGCAGTTGTCCCGGTTTTCATACTTTAATAGAAATCTTGCCAAAGCGATACTCACCCGTAGAAGCATGAATGGTAAAATCGCCAACATTGAAGAATTGTCAAAAATTAATGATTTTCCTGTTGATAAAATAAAAATAATTGCTCTATATTTGGAATTCTAA
- the rpsU gene encoding 30S ribosomal protein S21 translates to MLIIPIKDGENIDRALKRYKRKFDKTGVVRQLRRRQAFIKPSVSRRAEIQKAAYIQGLRDSLEN, encoded by the coding sequence ATGTTAATTATTCCAATTAAAGACGGAGAGAATATCGATAGGGCGCTAAAGCGTTACAAGCGTAAATTCGACAAAACCGGAGTTGTTCGTCAGTTAAGGCGTCGTCAGGCGTTCATCAAGCCATCTGTATCAAGGAGGGCTGAGATCCAGAAAGCAGCTTATATCCAGGGACTACGCGACTCATTAGAGAACTAG
- the rplA gene encoding 50S ribosomal protein L1, giving the protein MAKLTKKQKEAASKIEKNKLYSLKDASALIKTVASAKFDESVDIAVRLGVDPRKANQMVRGVVALPHGTGKDVRVLALVTPDKEAEAKAAGADFVGLDDYLQKIKDGWTDVDVIITMPAVMGKLGPLGRILGPRGLMPNPKTGTVTMEVGKAVQEVKAGKIDFKVDKTGIVHAGIGRISFDADKITENAHEIIQTLIKLKPTAAKGQYIKSIHISSTMSPAIPLDPKAV; this is encoded by the coding sequence ATGGCAAAATTGACAAAAAAACAGAAAGAGGCTGCTTCAAAGATTGAGAAGAACAAGCTGTATTCATTGAAAGATGCATCTGCATTGATCAAGACAGTTGCTTCTGCAAAATTTGATGAGTCTGTTGATATCGCAGTACGTCTGGGTGTAGATCCAAGAAAAGCGAATCAAATGGTAAGGGGCGTTGTGGCGCTTCCTCACGGAACAGGTAAAGATGTAAGGGTTCTTGCCCTTGTAACTCCTGACAAAGAAGCTGAAGCTAAAGCTGCCGGTGCAGACTTCGTAGGTTTAGATGATTACCTTCAGAAAATCAAAGACGGCTGGACTGATGTTGATGTTATCATCACAATGCCTGCAGTAATGGGTAAACTTGGTCCTTTGGGTAGGATACTTGGTCCTCGCGGACTTATGCCGAACCCTAAGACCGGTACTGTTACTATGGAAGTAGGTAAAGCAGTTCAGGAAGTGAAAGCCGGTAAAATTGACTTTAAAGTTGATAAGACAGGTATCGTTCACGCCGGTATTGGAAGGATCTCTTTTGATGCTGACAAGATCACCGAGAATGCTCACGAAATTATCCAGACATTAATCAAACTGAAGCCAACTGCAGCTAAAGGCCAGTACATAAAGAGTATCCATATCTCATCTACTATGAGCCCGGCTATTCCTTTAGATCCTAAAGCAGTTTAA
- a CDS encoding PspC domain-containing protein, with product MKIITDIRHFFEKHGFEVSQRLADRLGMRATNVRLFFIYISFVTVGLWFGVYLTLAFWLKLKDMIYTKRSSVFDL from the coding sequence ATGAAAATCATAACTGATATCAGGCACTTTTTCGAAAAGCATGGCTTTGAAGTGTCGCAGCGCCTTGCCGACAGGCTGGGCATGCGCGCTACCAACGTACGTCTGTTTTTCATCTACATATCCTTCGTAACGGTAGGGCTGTGGTTTGGCGTTTACCTTACGCTCGCTTTCTGGCTGAAACTAAAGGACATGATCTATACAAAAAGGAGCTCTGTTTTCGATCTTTAG
- the hpf gene encoding ribosome hibernation-promoting factor, HPF/YfiA family: MKVNVHAVNFTVDRKLVGYVQERLDKLEKYYDKVVTSDVFFKLDNTSDKENKIAEIKIAVPGDEFIVKKQCKSFEEAVELAAESMERLLMKRKQKIRAHS, from the coding sequence ATGAAAGTAAATGTTCATGCAGTCAACTTTACGGTTGACAGGAAACTGGTTGGCTATGTTCAGGAGAGATTGGATAAGCTTGAAAAGTATTATGATAAAGTAGTGACTTCGGATGTGTTTTTTAAGCTGGACAATACAAGCGATAAGGAAAATAAGATTGCAGAGATAAAGATTGCAGTCCCGGGAGATGAGTTCATAGTCAAAAAACAGTGCAAATCATTTGAGGAAGCGGTAGAACTTGCGGCTGAATCAATGGAACGTTTACTGATGAAAAGAAAACAAAAAATCAGGGCTCATTCATAA
- the nusG gene encoding transcription termination/antitermination protein NusG: MTDNSVKKWYVVRAVSGQENKVKNYIETEINRLGMADYVSQVLVPTEKVVQVREGKKISKDRVYFPGYVMIEANLTGEIPHIIKSIAGVIGFLGETKGGDAVPLRLSEVNRMLGKVDELSVKTDNVSIPFTVGETIKVIDGPFNGFNGTVEKVNEEKRKLEVMVKIFGRKTPLELSFMQVEKV, encoded by the coding sequence ATGACTGATAACAGTGTCAAAAAGTGGTATGTCGTTAGAGCGGTAAGCGGTCAGGAAAATAAAGTTAAGAACTATATCGAAACCGAGATCAACAGGCTTGGCATGGCAGATTATGTTTCCCAGGTTCTTGTGCCTACCGAGAAGGTAGTGCAGGTGCGCGAAGGAAAGAAAATCAGCAAAGACAGGGTGTACTTTCCGGGATATGTAATGATTGAGGCTAACCTGACAGGTGAAATACCACACATAATAAAGTCTATAGCCGGTGTTATCGGTTTTCTTGGAGAAACAAAAGGTGGCGATGCAGTGCCATTGCGCCTTTCTGAGGTAAACAGGATGCTTGGTAAGGTAGACGAACTGTCTGTGAAGACTGATAATGTTTCGATACCATTTACGGTAGGCGAGACGATCAAGGTGATAGACGGGCCTTTCAACGGTTTTAACGGTACGGTTGAAAAGGTAAATGAAGAAAAGCGTAAGCTTGAGGTTATGGTGAAGATCTTCGGAAGGAAGACCCCGCTGGAACTCAGCTTTATGCAGGTTGAAAAAGTATAA
- the secE gene encoding preprotein translocase subunit SecE, whose product MKVTNYISEAFGELKTNVTWPEWSEVQRLTIIVAVFSVIFALITFGVDKGFEVLVAKVYSFLKN is encoded by the coding sequence ATGAAGGTTACCAATTATATATCAGAGGCATTTGGCGAGCTAAAAACGAATGTTACCTGGCCTGAGTGGTCAGAGGTACAGCGCCTTACAATTATTGTTGCGGTTTTTTCGGTAATATTTGCCCTGATCACCTTTGGTGTTGATAAAGGCTTCGAGGTCCTTGTGGCAAAAGTGTATAGTTTCTTAAAAAACTAA
- a CDS encoding tyrosine-type recombinase/integrase, translating into MVNSKQAYRDYLQKEKNYSLLTLRAYLDDITAFESFIKACDEGAALEEVNYSQVRSWIVQLVDDGISNSSVNRKMSSLKSFYKFLLKAKQIESSPLQKHKALKTEKKVQVPFSEKELQDVVDFNEYPEDFEGIRNRLIIELFYTTGMRRAELIGLTLGSYDPENQTLKVLGKRNKERILPVLGCTAELISKYMAERQRLPGIRDRDVLILNAKGDKISESFVYRLINCYFSVVSGKVKKSPHILRHTFATHLLNNGADLNSVKELLGHASLSSTQIYTHSSLAELKKVYGDAHPRSRRDS; encoded by the coding sequence ATGGTTAACAGCAAACAGGCATACCGCGATTACCTGCAGAAAGAGAAGAACTATTCCCTTCTCACCCTGCGCGCCTACCTGGACGACATTACCGCTTTTGAGTCGTTTATTAAGGCGTGCGATGAAGGCGCAGCGCTCGAAGAGGTAAACTACAGCCAGGTGCGGAGCTGGATTGTGCAGTTGGTGGATGATGGTATATCGAATTCGTCTGTCAACAGGAAAATGTCCTCCCTCAAATCTTTCTATAAATTTCTTCTCAAAGCCAAACAGATAGAGTCCAGCCCGCTTCAAAAGCATAAGGCACTCAAAACCGAAAAAAAAGTTCAGGTTCCTTTTTCGGAGAAGGAACTTCAGGATGTTGTCGACTTCAATGAATACCCAGAAGATTTTGAGGGTATACGCAACAGGCTTATTATAGAGTTGTTCTACACTACAGGCATGCGCCGTGCAGAGCTTATCGGGCTTACACTGGGAAGCTACGATCCCGAAAATCAGACGCTTAAAGTATTGGGTAAACGGAATAAAGAAAGGATACTGCCGGTGCTTGGCTGTACAGCTGAGCTTATAAGCAAATACATGGCTGAAAGGCAACGGCTTCCGGGTATCCGCGACAGGGATGTGTTAATTTTGAATGCCAAAGGAGATAAAATCAGCGAATCGTTTGTTTATAGGTTAATAAATTGTTACTTTAGTGTTGTCTCCGGCAAGGTGAAAAAGAGCCCGCACATTTTGCGGCATACTTTTGCAACACACCTTCTTAATAACGGGGCGGATTTAAATTCAGTAAAGGAATTATTAGGCCACGCAAGTTTATCATCCACACAAATATATACCCACAGCAGTCTTGCAGAGTTAAAAAAGGTGTATGGTGATGCCCACCCGCGCAGCCGTCGTGATTCCTAA
- a CDS encoding DUF2851 family protein, whose protein sequence is MKEDFLHHVWHYKKFSIHGLKTVQGEDIEILNAGQYLQQTGPDFFNAQIVIGGQKWAGNVEIHLRSSDWYLHSHENDPNYDNVVLHVVWDHDTQVLRKDNSEIPVLELKHYTDPKLLESYNALAAAKTWIYCEKELETMNSFILENWKERLFFERLERKAAPIIQLAQETGNDWEAVLFCFLAKNFGLNTNGNAFYAIAGSLPFALVRKESFDAGNLEALFFGRAGLLDGDPEDVYPLDLKARFEYMSNKHQLQRVHIDNLEFFRHRPDNFPTIRLSQFAALYNAHQNLFSKIINCATVEEIYKVFEVQASAYWQSHYTFDKESTKKRKALTASFIDLIIINTVIPFRFAYAKSTGKEVSEELVALLQAVAPEKNAIVDKFRSFKVTAGSAYDTQSLLQLRNEYCSRKRCMQCALGLELLKSN, encoded by the coding sequence ATGAAAGAAGATTTTTTACACCACGTTTGGCACTATAAAAAATTCAGCATCCACGGATTGAAAACCGTGCAGGGTGAAGACATCGAGATACTAAACGCCGGGCAGTACCTGCAGCAGACCGGCCCGGATTTCTTCAACGCGCAGATCGTTATAGGCGGGCAAAAATGGGCAGGCAATGTGGAGATACACCTCCGGTCGTCCGACTGGTACCTGCACAGCCACGAAAACGATCCTAATTATGACAATGTCGTGCTGCACGTAGTCTGGGATCACGATACCCAGGTACTGCGAAAGGACAACTCTGAAATTCCAGTGCTGGAGCTAAAGCATTATACCGACCCGAAGCTGCTCGAAAGCTATAATGCCCTGGCCGCCGCCAAAACCTGGATATACTGCGAAAAGGAACTGGAAACTATGAATTCCTTTATACTTGAGAATTGGAAAGAGCGCTTGTTCTTCGAGCGCCTCGAACGCAAAGCCGCACCTATAATACAACTGGCACAAGAGACCGGCAACGACTGGGAAGCCGTACTCTTCTGTTTCCTTGCTAAAAATTTCGGGCTTAATACCAATGGCAATGCATTTTATGCAATAGCGGGCTCCCTGCCTTTTGCTTTAGTTCGTAAAGAAAGCTTTGATGCCGGAAACCTTGAAGCGCTTTTCTTTGGAAGGGCCGGACTGCTGGATGGCGATCCCGAGGATGTGTATCCGCTTGACCTGAAAGCCCGATTTGAGTACATGAGCAACAAGCACCAATTGCAGCGGGTACATATTGACAACCTGGAATTTTTCAGGCACCGCCCCGATAATTTCCCTACTATACGATTGTCGCAGTTTGCCGCGCTATACAATGCCCATCAAAACCTCTTTTCCAAAATAATCAATTGTGCCACGGTTGAAGAGATTTATAAAGTATTTGAAGTGCAGGCATCGGCCTACTGGCAATCGCATTATACCTTCGATAAAGAAAGCACTAAAAAACGAAAAGCGCTTACCGCATCATTTATCGACCTTATTATCATCAACACGGTAATCCCTTTTCGTTTTGCATATGCCAAAAGCACGGGGAAAGAGGTTAGCGAAGAGCTTGTGGCGCTTCTGCAGGCCGTAGCGCCCGAGAAGAACGCAATTGTAGATAAGTTCCGGTCGTTTAAAGTCACTGCTGGATCAGCCTACGATACCCAGTCGCTCCTTCAGCTCCGCAACGAATATTGCTCCCGCAAGCGCTGCATGCAATGTGCCCTGGGACTGGAACTTTTAAAAAGCAATTGA